The Archangium primigenium genomic interval CAGGAGCGCGCCCGCGAGCCCTGTGCCCCACGCCGGCCTCACCGCGACGGGTTCGGCTCCAGGGGCCGGATGCCAGCCTTCTCCAGGAGCGCCATGTCCTGGGCGTACTCGGGGTTGCCCGTGGTGAGCAGCTTGTCCCCGAAGAAGATGGAGTTGGCGCCCGCGAGCATGCAGAGCAGTTGCGCCTCCTCGTTCATCTGCTTGCGGCCCGCGGACAGGCGCACCATGGACAGCGGCATGAGCAGGCGGGCCGTGGCGATGGTGCGCACCATGTCCACCGAGTCCACCGGCTTCTGGTCCTGCAGGGGCGTGCCCTTCACCGCCACCAGCGCGTTGATGGGCACCGACTCCGGGTGCACCTCCTGGTTGGCCAGCGTGCGCAGCAGCCCGCAGCGGTCCTCCACGCTCTCGCCCATGCCGATGATGCCGCCCGAGCACACGGAGATGCCCGCGTCGCGCACGCGCGCCAGCGTGCGCAGCCGGTCCTCATAGGTGCGCGTGGAGATGATGTCTCCGTAGTGCTCCGCCGAGGTGTCCAGGTTGTGGTTGTACGCCGACAAGCCCGCACCCTTGAGCCGCTGGGCCTGGCTGTCGGAGAGCATGCCCAGCGTGGCGCACGCCTCCATGCCGAGCGCCTTCACGCCCTCGACCATCTCCAGCACGCTGTCGAACTGCGGCCCGTCCTTCACCTCGCGCCAGGCCGCGCCCATGCAGAAGCGCGTGGCGCCCGCCGCGCGCGCCTGGGCCGCCGCCTCCAGCACGGCGCTCACCGGCATCAGCTTCTCCGCCTTCACCCCCGTGTGGTGGCGCGCCGCCTGCGGGCAATAGCCACAGTCCTCGGGGCAGCCGCCCGTCTTGATGGACAGGAGCGAGCAGAGCTGGACCTTGTTGTCCTGGAACACCGCCCGGTGGACGGTCTGCGCCGCGTGGACGAGCTCCAACAGCGGCCGGGTGTAGAGCGCCCGCACCTCGTCCAGTGTCCAGTCGTGACGGACGGAGACCCCGGCGGGGGGCGCGTTGAAGTGGGCGTGACCGTGGAACGAATCGGAAGCGGC includes:
- the bioB gene encoding biotin synthase BioB, encoding MSDAASDSFHGHAHFNAPPAGVSVRHDWTLDEVRALYTRPLLELVHAAQTVHRAVFQDNKVQLCSLLSIKTGGCPEDCGYCPQAARHHTGVKAEKLMPVSAVLEAAAQARAAGATRFCMGAAWREVKDGPQFDSVLEMVEGVKALGMEACATLGMLSDSQAQRLKGAGLSAYNHNLDTSAEHYGDIISTRTYEDRLRTLARVRDAGISVCSGGIIGMGESVEDRCGLLRTLANQEVHPESVPINALVAVKGTPLQDQKPVDSVDMVRTIATARLLMPLSMVRLSAGRKQMNEEAQLLCMLAGANSIFFGDKLLTTGNPEYAQDMALLEKAGIRPLEPNPSR